One Streptomyces dangxiongensis genomic window, CTCGTGGACCGGTACACGCACCTGAACGCCGAGGACGTGACCGAGGTGCGCTGGGCGTCCGACTTCCGGCCGCGCGCCGCCCTGGCGGACCGGTTCCGGGCGGGCCGGGTGTTCCTCGCGGGCGACGCGGCGCACGTGCACTCGCCGGCCGGGGCGCAGGGCCTGAACACCAGCGTCCAGGACGCCTACAACCTGGGCTGGAAGCTGGGCGCGGTACTGCGGGGCGGGGCGCCGGAGACACTGCTGGACAGCTACGAGGAGGAGCGGCGGGCGAACGCCGCCGCCATGCTGGACCTGTCGACGGGGGTGCACCGCGGCGACGTACAGCGCGGGAAGGCGACGGTGCAACTGGAGCTGGAATACCGGGAGTCGTCGCTCAGCGTGGACACGCGCACGGCTCCGTCCGGGGTCCGCGCAGGCGACCGCGCCCCGGACGGCACGGTGGCCGGCGTACGCCTCTTCGACGCGTTCCGGGGCCCGCACTGGACGCTGCTCGGCGCCTCGGCACCGGGGCTCCGGTCCCTGCCCGCCGCTCCGGCGTCGTACGGCCCGGGCGTCTTCCTGGTCCGGCCGGACGGGTACGTCGGCTGGGCGGGCGAGACGGCCGAGGGCCTGCGGCAGTACGCGGAACGGACAGGAGCCTTCCTGGCGGCCTAGGTCGTGTCTCTCGATTCCGTAGCCAGGTGATGACCGCCGCCGGCACGGCTGCGGAATGCTAGACGATCGCGCGTTCGTCGTAGCGGGCGGCCTGCCGCGGCCGAGTCGCGGGACCCGGATGTCACCCAGCGGGAGCGGGAGGACCTGCGCGTCGTGGACCTGGCCGGGGCCGACTACGACGGCCAGCGGGCGGCCGTTGCCGTCTACGGCCAGACGCAGCGCCTTCGGCGACAGCCGGGACGCCTTCGCGGGCCGCGCGGCCGAACATCTGGCGCTTGAGCATCTTGGTCCGGTTGACGTGCCCTTCCACGACGCCCGAGCTCCAGGGCAGAGTCAGGCCGGCGATGACGGCGTCGCGGTCGCGGTCGATGCCTGCGGCGAGGGTGTGGAGGCTGGGCAGGCCGTCCTGACGGACGGCGTCGAGCCAGCCGGGAGGCGCTCGCCTCGGCCCGCCGGCCAGGCGCCGCCAACCACAAGCGGCTCGGCCGGCTCGGCGGCCGCTCGCCCCTCGCCGCGGGATGCCGAAGCCGGGCCCGCGCTGACCTGCCGTGGTCGGGCCCATGGCCGGGGGCCTGGCGCTCGTGGCCTGCCCGATCGCATCACGTCCCAGCCGACGCCGGCGGCTGAGTGACCAGGCGCGAGCGGTCAAGCACCCGCCAAGGGGCCGGTGCCGCGCCGACCACCGCCTCCTCCGGCCGACTCTGTGGCGGCGTGCGGCGCGGGGTCGGCGTGTGGGGTCAGTTGGTGCGGTTGGACCAGCCCTCCGGAAGGTCTCCCGGGGCGATGGAGATGACGGTGTCATCGTCGGCGCCGACGTACTCGAAGAGGGTGATCTTCGCGAACTCGGGGACCACGTAGATCGGGTAGGTCGGCCCCTGGTCGCGGTACTTGCGCATCTCGTCCAGGTGGTCGTTCTGGTAGCAGACCGTGCGCTCGCCGTGCTCCTCCACCCAGTGCGGGAAGAAGATCACGCCGTGCAGGCGCCGCTTGGCGGGCATCACGTTGACGGCGACCGAGGTGCCGGTGGGCTCGTTCCAGGCGATCTTGTAGCTGTCGTCGTCCAGCTGGACGAGGTCGACCTGCTGGTCCTTGACCCAGCGACCGCCGACCATGCCGCTGTGGATGCGGTAGTCGATGGTGGTGGCGTTCTTCACGTACATCTCGTACTGCCAGCCGTTGGCGTAGGTGTAGATGAAGCGGTGGCCGACGATCCCGGCCAGGTCCTGCGGCGGGACAGGGTCCTGGACGGTGGTCTCGTGAGCTCCGTCACCGGTCATGTGGCTTCTCCTCGTGGTGCCGTCGTGGTGGTCGACGCATTCAGTTTGCCACAAAACTATTTTATGTCAAAACTAAATCTCGGGCATAATAGAGCTATGGACACCGCGACCGAGTTCGGCCGACTCATAGGCCCGCTGCGCCGGGCCGTACTGCGCACACGCCGCTCCGACGACCTGCCCGATCTCCCCGAGGCCCAGATCGAGCTGCTGCGGGCGCTCTCCGGTGCCGGCCCGCTCACCCCGCGCGAGGTCGCCGCCCGGCTGCGGGTCGCACCGTCCACCGTCAGCAACCTGGTCCGCACGATGACCGCCTCCGGCCTCATCGAGCGCACGCCCTCGTCGACAGACCTGCGCACCGTCCACCTCGCGGCCTCCCCCCGGGCCCTCGACCTGCTGGACCGCTACGACCGCGTGAGTACCGGCGCGCTGCAGGGCGCACTGGACCAGCTCACCCCACAGAGCCGAGAAGCCCTCGACAGGGCCCTGCCCGCACTCGCCGAGTTGCTCGCCACGCTGGAGGGCGAAGGCGAACGGGCATGACAGGGGCCCAACCCCAGGAGGTGGTTCGGGGGCACTTCGACGGCCGGCACCGGGCTGTTGCTCCCGCACCGCATGCGGCTCCGGCCACGGCTGGTCACCGGTGGCATCGCGGAGGCGGCCCAGGACTGATCCAGTTGCATAAGAGTAACTCTACGAGTGAATAGCATGCACTTGTTGTTAATCATCGTGCGGCCTACCTTCGAGGTGCGGGCACGGGACGAGCCCCCCCGCAGTCACCGAACCCCAGGAGCCCGCCATGAGCACCACCATGCCTTTCGCCGCCGGCACGTCGCTCCTCGCCGACGTGACGTCCCTGGTGCGGACCGCCGGGCGCACCCTGCTCGACCGCCGCACCCCGCACGCCCGGGGTGTGAGCCTGGACGAGATCGTCGACGAGATCCACGCCAACGACGACGCGGTGCTGGATGTGCTGCGGGAGCCGCTGCTGCGGACCCGGCCCGGATCGCGGTGGGCCGAGGACGAGCTGGCCGGCGGCGCGCTCCCGCCCGGGGAGTGGTGGGTCGTCGACCCCGCCGAGGGCAACATCAACCACGTCCACGCCATGGAGGACTGGGCCGTCACCGCCACCCTGGTCCGCGACAACCAGCCGGTGCTCACCGTGGTCCACCTGCCGCTGACCGGCGAAACCTACACCGCCGTCGCCGGCGGCGGCGCCCACCTGGACGGCCGGCCCCTGAAGGTGTCCGCCAAGACCGACCTGGGCGCGACACTCACCGGCACCGGTCAGGCCAGGCCCGGCGAGGACATGCGCACCTTCCGGCGGATCGGCGAGTCGGTCACCGCCATGCTCGCGAGCGGACTGGTCGTACGCGTGTCCGTTCCCGCCACGATGCAGCTCATCCACGTCGCCGCCGGACGCATGGACGCCTTCTGGCAGTTCTCCGACGTCCGCTCGGGCCTGGTCGCCGGTGCCCTGCTGGTGTCCGAGGCCGGGGGCACCGTCACCGATCTGGCGGGCGAACCGTGGAGCACGGCCGGCCGGGACTTCCTGGCCGCCGCCCCCGGCGTCCACACCGCCGCCCTGGCAGTCCTTTCGCCGATCGCCTGACCGTCGAAGCGACCGGCATCGTTCCTCCAGCCCGACTCTAGTAGTCCGCGACATCACCGGCGCCGGTTGTGTCGGGGAAGTCCACGTACACCACGCCGATGTTCTTGGTGCCGATGGGATTCAGGTACTGGGTGTAGTCGGTGTTCTGGCCCTCGTTGAGCGCGGTTCCCTGTCCCCGCAGCGCACACGGCGAGGTGCTCCCGTTGACAGCGTGGGCGCGCTGGGCAGGGACGACGGCCAGGGCGAGCAGGATCACCAGGGCACCGAGGACGGCCCAGGGCTGCGGGCGCTGCATTCGGCGGATCGAGAAGCGCATGGAATACCTGTTTCGGCGCGTGGGGGGCTTCGGTCGCGGTCCGGGTGCGGTCTCCGGGGGTGCTGCGACATCCGCCAGAGCACACCGGCGTCGGCCGGGTACGGGGGAGATAAGTCAGTCGGACGCGTCGGCCGGCGGAAGGCGCTGCTGAGAACAAATCAGGTGTCTCCGACGTCGACCCGCACGTGCCCTCGCAGCGCGCTGGTGCTACAGCGTTCCCAGCCTGTCCGAAGTGACCGCGCCGCGCCCTGACGAGAGGAAGAACTCACCCGCACGAAGGCCCGGCGGGAAGTAGGTGCGAAAGTGTTCGGGTGTCGCGGGCGAGGCTGTCTGCGCTACCGACGGTGGCGAGCGCAGTGACGAACTCGCGGGTACAGCGCATCGGATGACCTCCCGGGCGGGCCCTGATCCGAGGACCGTGCTGGTTCTGCCCACGCACATCCGCACCCACTCCGCCCGCCTACGTCATCCCCGTCAGCCGACCGCCCGCGTCACGGTGTCCGCACTCGGCCCCGGCGCCGCCCTCCTCCCGTGGGGCACCGCCGGGGCCCGCGGTCGGCGGGGGTGCGGACTTCGAGTTCGGTGCGGAGCTGGGGGACGAGCATGAAGCGCGGGGTCTGGTACTTCGGCTTGCCGCCTCGGGTGCGGCAGGTGCCTCCCGCGGGGGACGGCACAGGTGGGGCAGTCGAACTGTTCGACGGCGGCGGCCGGTTCGGCGACCTCTGGCATGTCGCAGAACCTGTCGCAATGGGCATTGAGCCCTTCCCGGTAAGCGCCCGTCGCTCGCTGTGATGGCGAGGTTGGCGCTGCGGTCCGTGTGGCCCCCCAAGTCCGGACAGGCGTCATTCGGGGCCTCGGCCGGGGGTAGTGCCTTGTCGACGAGGCTCACTGGGAGGGCCCGTCCGACGGCCACACCCGCGCGGTGACCACCGGCGGCGACGCCGGGGCCGGTGATAGCAACGTCATCCCGCTCCGCCGCCGCACAGGTCGAGGTCGAACTCATGCCGCTGTCGCGGCCTCGACCGTCGCGGTGTCCTTCGCGGACTGGGAGTCGATCACCCCGCCGTCGGCTCCGCATCCCGGCCCGCTGTTTCACGGGTCGCGCGGAGCCGGTCGGGCAGCTCGCTGGTCAGCCCCTGCTTCCCCCAGCGGTGAAGAACCGGTTGCACCGCTTTCCACGTCCAATAGTCCGCAGGCAGCGCAGGTCACTTCCCGCCTGGTCCCCGTGCCGTCACCTCACCCTGAGTCGTAGCTGCCGGATCACGAGGACGACCAGGGCGATCGCCAGCGAAAGGCCCATGGCGTCGAAGACTCCGACCGCCACGTAAGGCGCGCCGAGAAGCCGCGGAAGATTACCGAACAGTAGACAGAGCCCAATAAACAGTGGGTACATCCACCGGATGGCACCGCCGAAACGGTGCTTGGAAGCCGTGTTTGCCAGCTCCGCCTTGCCGCGGGACGTCAAGCGGAGGACAAGGCCGAAGATCACGAAAACCCCGCCGAGTCCGACAAGTAACCAGTCCTGGACCTGCAGCATGGTGCCCCCTTGTACGTCGGACGTCTCTGCGTAGGCCGCCGCTGGGTTGGGAGCATACAGCGGCGGGCAGGGGACTTTCCACGTTTCTGCAGGCCGCACACCGCGCGCTTGCCTGCGCATGAGCCTCTCCCGCGCGCCGCCCCCGGCCCCAACGGCAAGGACCTCTGGCGGTCCGGAAAGCACAAGCACAAGGGGGCAGACCGGACACGGTCCGGTGAGGGGCTGCGGTCTCTCAGTAGCACTCGTTCGTGCGAGTTGGGAATGGGGTCGTTCGCCGCGAGCCAGGCCCGGACGTCTCCCGCCTCCCGTTGGCGCCCGAGCCTGAGGAGTATGCCCGCCTGCAAGCCCAGCACAAGAGCGAAGTGGTGGAAGGAACTGCGCAGGCATGGCCGTCACGAGCCTGCGTTAGATCTCCACTGCTTCTCCTGTCGCGCTCGCAGCGCTCCAGACAGGTCCTGCTGTGCTTCATGGCGCACCCATGCCCAAGCGGTCAGCGAGGGAAGATCGGCAGTACGCCGATGGTGCTGTCCCACCACGTCCGCAACAAGGAAGAACTGCTCGTCCTGCTGATGGACGACTACGCTGCGCGGACGCTGCACCGACCCGAACTGCCTGCCCAGCCCCGTGAGCAGATCGTCGTCGCCGCCGCGATCCACGAGGCACTCGTTGCCTGTCCCTGGATCGTGGAGGTACTGACCGCCGACGACCTGATGTCCGCATCCGCCCTCTGGTTCGTCGAGCAGATCGTCGACGGCCTGGTCGCATGCGGCCTGCCCCCCCCACCAGGCCGTAACGGCTATCGCGCGCTGGTAATGACAGTGGTCCAGAGGTCGTTTGCGGGGCTGACATCAATGCCTGACACCATCAGTGGCGGGCGGCGGCGGTCGGCCAAGGACCACCTGCGCAGGCAAGCGGCCCGGAGGCGGCAGAGGAGACCTGCTGTCGATGCTCGTGACTCCCCACAGCGCCCACGATGCCCTGCCGGACCAGGAAGTCCGTGAACCAGTCGAGCCGGACCTCGCCATGACAGCACGGGCGTTCGACAGTGCGCATGATCGATGCTGTGCGACGATCCTCGGTGACACGAGGAGGAGCCAGTGAGGTTGCGCAACGTCTCACCGGACGATGTCGATGCCTATGTCCGGATGCGATGCGATCCCGTCATGATGGCCGACCTCGGCGGCCCCCAGCCGCGCGAGGAGATGGCGGCCAAAGTTCGCCGGGATGCCGAGCAGGCGGCCGCCGACCTGGCTTGGTTCAAGATGATCGTCCCCGATCCGGCCGCCCCCGAGGTAGTGGCGGGAACGGTGACCCTCTGGTCCCACAACGCCGATGACGGCCCGATCTCCGAGATCGGCTGGATGGTTCTCCCCCAGTTCCAGGGGCAGGGGCTGGGCAAGCGTGCCGTCCGCGCTCTCCTGGAGCAGGCCCGCGACGAGGACCGCTGGGGAGTCGTGCACGCCTTCCCGGCAACGAGCAACGCCGCCTCGAACGGCATCTGCCGCTCGGTCGGCTTCCGCTTCGTCTCAGAGGCCGACGTGACCTTCGCCGGGCGGATCTTCAAGACCAACCACTGGTCCGTGGACCCGCGAATGGACCTGACCTGACAGGTTCGTCGCGCCGCACGGGGGCAAGGCTCGCCACCGGCGAAGCCACCCACGACCTTCACCTCCTGCTGGAGACGGTCGGCATCCGGTAGCGGCCTTCGTGCTCCCACGGCCACACCATGCGCGTTGGAGCTGCCCAACTGCACGCCCACAACCGCACCCGAGCCCTGACCGGGCCGCGCAACCTGGGCGTGCGTGCGATAACTGCGGGGCAACGCCGCCTCGCCAACGACCTGCGCGAGCGGCGCCATCACACACGATGCCGACGGAGCCACGCTGCGCATGGCCCTTGCATTCAGTTCTTCAGTGGCCAGGTCACCGAGATCTTCGAAGGTGAAATCCCAGCGTGAACCCCGAGGTTGCCGGCCGCTGTCGTCCTAGCGCGGGTCACCGTCCACCCCTGGCGCGGGGCCGCCTCGACGGCCGCGACGCCAGCAAGGACCGCGTGTGTGTGGGCAGGGTTCAGTTCACGGGCTCGGTATCAGGTCGGCCAGCGGAAATGCCGTCGCGTCTTCCGGGGGGCGTGACAGGTGCAGCATCGCGTGGAAGTAGCCGTCAACCTCCTTCCCGTTCGGGTCACCGCCGGCCCCGGTCACCGCTTGGACGGCGTATCGCTGTTCGTCCGCGTCGGTGAAGCGCCGTTGCGGGAATGTGTGTGTGGTGACCTCCTCGGTGACCAGGCCGTTCGAGGCCAGGCATGCGGCGATGGACTTGTAGGAGGTGGTGCGCAGCACGAACGCCGCGACCCACACCGGGTCCTGGGCACAGGCCAGGATCGGTTGGAAGGTGCGGGGGGACAGAAAGGTCGCCCCT contains:
- a CDS encoding phenolic acid decarboxylase; protein product: MTGDGAHETTVQDPVPPQDLAGIVGHRFIYTYANGWQYEMYVKNATTIDYRIHSGMVGGRWVKDQQVDLVQLDDDSYKIAWNEPTGTSVAVNVMPAKRRLHGVIFFPHWVEEHGERTVCYQNDHLDEMRKYRDQGPTYPIYVVPEFAKITLFEYVGADDDTVISIAPGDLPEGWSNRTN
- a CDS encoding MarR family winged helix-turn-helix transcriptional regulator; protein product: MDTATEFGRLIGPLRRAVLRTRRSDDLPDLPEAQIELLRALSGAGPLTPREVAARLRVAPSTVSNLVRTMTASGLIERTPSSTDLRTVHLAASPRALDLLDRYDRVSTGALQGALDQLTPQSREALDRALPALAELLATLEGEGERA
- a CDS encoding inositol monophosphatase family protein, coding for MSTTMPFAAGTSLLADVTSLVRTAGRTLLDRRTPHARGVSLDEIVDEIHANDDAVLDVLREPLLRTRPGSRWAEDELAGGALPPGEWWVVDPAEGNINHVHAMEDWAVTATLVRDNQPVLTVVHLPLTGETYTAVAGGGAHLDGRPLKVSAKTDLGATLTGTGQARPGEDMRTFRRIGESVTAMLASGLVVRVSVPATMQLIHVAAGRMDAFWQFSDVRSGLVAGALLVSEAGGTVTDLAGEPWSTAGRDFLAAAPGVHTAALAVLSPIA
- a CDS encoding GNAT family N-acetyltransferase → MRLRNVSPDDVDAYVRMRCDPVMMADLGGPQPREEMAAKVRRDAEQAAADLAWFKMIVPDPAAPEVVAGTVTLWSHNADDGPISEIGWMVLPQFQGQGLGKRAVRALLEQARDEDRWGVVHAFPATSNAASNGICRSVGFRFVSEADVTFAGRIFKTNHWSVDPRMDLT